Below is a genomic region from Rhodospirillum centenum SW.
GGACCACACGCTGGTCCTGGTGAACGGCAAGCGCCGGCACCAGACCTCGCTGCTGAACCTGAACGGCAGCGTCGGCCGCGGCTCCACCGGGGCGGACCTCAACACCATCCCGACCGCCGCGATCGAGCGGATCGAGATTCTGCGCGACGGTGCCGCCGCCCAGTACGGCTCGGATGCCATCGCCGGCGTCATCAACATCATCCTCAAGGACGGGGCGGAGGGTGGCCTGGTCACCGGCACCGTCGGCCAGCATTACGAGGGCGACGGCACCCTCTGGCACGCCCAGTCCAACATCGGCCTGCCGCTCGGCGCGGCCGGCGGCTTCGTCAACCTGACGGCGGAATACCGCGACCGCGGCCGCACCAACCGCCAGGGACCGGACACCCGGCAGCAGTACAACACCCTGCCCAACGGCCAGCCCGACCCGCGCGAGGCCACGATCGACCGCACCGACAATTTCCGCTACGGCGACAGCGCGGTCGAGGACATCAACCTGTTCTACAATCTGGGCCTGCCGCTGGCCGACGGCGTGGAGGCCTATTCCTTCGGCAACTACGGCCGGCGCGAAGGGGAGTCGGGGGCGTTCTGGCGCCGGCCGCGCGACGCCTCCAACGTCCGCGCGATCTATCCCGACGGTTTCCTGCCGCTGATCACCTCGCAGATCGACGACCTGTCGGTCGCGGGCGGCGTGCGCGGCGAGACCGGCCGCACCAACTGGGACATCAGCACGGTCTACGGGCGCAACTATTTCCCCTACCGGATCAAGAACACGGTCAACGCCACCTTCGGCACGGACAGCCCGACCGAGTTCTTCGCCGGCGATCTGCTGTACCAGCAGGTGGTGAGCAACGCCGACGCCTCGCGGGAGTTCGATGTCGGTCTGCCGGCGCCGGTCAGTGTCGCCGGCGGGCTGGAGTGGCGGCACGAGAACTTCCAGATCGGTCGGGGCGAGTTCGGGTCCTGGGCCGACGGCGGGGTGAAGGTGCTGGACAACGCCGCCGCCTCGCCGATCGGGTCGCAGCCCTCGCCGGGGGCCCAGGGCTTCCCCGGCTTCCGTCCGGCGGACGAGGTGGACGAGAGCCGCTCCTCGCAGAGCGCCTATATCGACCTGGAGACGAACCTGACGCCCGAGCTGCTGCTCAGCCTCGCCGGGCGGGTGGAGCACTACAGCGACTTCGGCTGGACGGAGTCGGGCAAGATCGCGGCGAAGTACGACATCACCGACGGCTTCGCCCTGCGCGGTGCGGTCAGCAACGGCTTCCGCGCCCCGTCCCTGCAGCAGAGCTTCTTCACCTCCACCTCGACGACCTATATCGGCGGCGTGCCCTACGAGATCCGCACCTTCCGCACCGACGATCCCGTCGCCAAGGCGCTGGGGGCGGAGGATCTGAAGGCCGAGAAGTCGGTCAACTACAGCCTGGGCTTCACCAGCCGGCCGTTCGAGGGCGCCACCCTGACCGTGGACGCCTACCGGATCGAGATCGACGACCGCATCGTGCTGTCGGAGAACCTGACCGGCACGGCCGTGCAGAACTTCCTGGCCGCCCGCGGCTTCCTCGGGGTCACCGGCGGGCGCTTCTTCACCAACGCCATCGACACCCGCACCCAGGGCATCGACGTGGTCGGCACCTACCGCCTGGACCTTGCGGAGGCCGGCCAGATCCTCTTCACGGCCGGGGCCAACATCAATGACACCAAGGTCACCGACGTGAAGCCGAACCCGGAGACGCTCCAGGCCGTGGGGCTGGACCTGGTCCGCTTCGCGCGGGTGGAGGAGGGGCGCTTCACCGAGGCGCAGCCGCAGGACAAGGTGAACCTCTCCGCCGTCTGGTCGTGGCAGGGGCTGGACGTCACGCTGAAGGGCACGCGCTACGGCGAATTCACGGCCCGTAACGCCAACCCGGCGCTGGACCAGACCTTCGGGGCGGAGTGGGTGGTCGATGCCGAGGCCGCCTACGAGGTGGTGGAGGGGCTGACGCTGGCCGTGGGGGCGAACAACCTGTTCGACCAGTATCCCGGCACGGTGATCCCCGGCGCCAACACCAGCGGCTTCGCGCAGTACAGCAACTTCTCGCCGTTCGGCTTCAACGGCGGCTTCTACTACGCCCGCGTCGCCTACTCCTGGTGATCCGGGCCGCGGCCGGGGGGGGCGGACAGCGCCCCCCCGTCCGTCGGTCCTCGCCCCGCCCGTCCTCGCCCCGTCTCCCCCGCCCTGTCGGGGCTCGTTCCGACCTGCCCGCTTCCGCTCCGGAGGTCACGGCATCGGGCACCGCCCGCGGGGTGACGCCCGATGCCGTGCGCGAACCCTGCTGTGCGCGAAGAAGGGCCCCCCGCAGCGACCGGGGACCGGCTTGACCGGGGACGGACGCGGGCATAGAGCAGGCAAGCCGCCGCGACACCCGGCAACCGCGATCCGGGGCCGGGGCCCGCCAGGGGCGGGTCACGGTAAAGAGGAGAGTAGCGTACCTCCGCGGCGGTCCCCCTCCCCGGCGGTCCGATCTTCCTCGCAGGGGGCCTGTCGTGCCGGCCTCATCCCGGCGCGTGCCGGGCCAGTGCGTGCCCGGAGCCAGCGCGCGCAAAGAAAGGCGACGCGGCTGGAGCCGACCCGGCCGGCCCCGACTGCCGGCGGCTCTTGCCCTGGGGAGTCTGTCATCGGGGGAAAGGGCGGCTGCCGCGGGGGTGCGTCACGTCCCCATGCGCCCGGCCCTTCCGGACCCGGCGCCGGACCCGTCTTCCGGACATGGCAGCCTGTCGAGGGTAAGGCGCACTCTCCGGCGGGATCAAGACCTCATCCACCTCTCCGCTCCAGGGGAAGGCGGCTCATCCCTGCACATGCAGGGGAAAGCCGGAGGCGGAGTACCGCGCGACCTGGGACTGGGGTTAATCCCTGCACATGCAGGGGAAAGTTGTTCCGGAGGTACGCTTCTGCCCGGTCATACGGTTCATCCCTGCACATGCAGGGGAAAGGCACTGGGCGAGTATGCCAGCCCGGCTGGAGGAGGGTTCATCCCTGCACATGCAGGGGAAAGCTCGCGGTCCAGCGTCTTGGCGATGCGGACCAGGGTTCATCCCTGCACATGCAGGGGAAAGGCGGGAGTGCAAGCCATGCCTTTCGCCGGACAGGGTTCATCCCTGCACATGCAGGGGAAAGCTGGTGGTGGTCAGCTTGGGCGGGTGCGCTCGGGGTTCATCCCTGCACATGCAGGGGAAAGGACGGGGAGGAGATGCGCGCCGATCTGGACGAGGGTTCATCCCTGCACATGCAGGGGAAAGATCAGACGGACAGGCTCCCAGAAGCCAACAGCGGGTTCATCCCTGCACATGCAGGGGAAAGATGCGCGGTCATAGCACCTCCATGTAGTGCTGGGGTTCATCCCTGCACATGCAGGGGAAAGTATTGGCACACCTCTGTCGTCGACAGCGCAGGGGGTTCATCCCTGCACATGCAGGGGAAAGCGCGCATCAATGGGATTGATGCTGTCGCATTTGGGTTCATCCCTGCACATGCAGGGGAAAGGGGTGGAGGGCTACCGCGTAATCGCCTCTCATGGGTTCATCCCTGCACATGCAGGGGAAAGGGCGCGTCCGGGCCGTCGCCCGTGGTACCGGGCGGTTCATCCCTGCACATGCAGGGGAAAGCGCGGACTATGCCATCATCGAACGGGGCGGGCGGGTTCATCCCTGCACATGCAGGGGAAAGCACAGAAGAGAGGCTGTCGTGACGATTGCTTTGGGTTCATCCCTGCACATGCAGGGGAAAGCGGTTCGGGCTGCACCCCATAACCGTCTGCCGGGGTTCATCCCTGCACATGCAGGGGAAAGTCCACCTGCTTATCCCCGGGGGCGAACGGAGAGGGTTCATCCCTGCACATGCAGGGGAAAGAGGGCGATGGCGAGAAGCACCATCGCAGGGTTGGGTTCATCCCTGCACATGCAGGGGAAAGGGTAGCCGCAGGCATCTGAAAAAACGATGATTTCCGGAAAAAGTCCAGGACTATTCTGTGGCTTTTCTGCGCAGGGCGTAATGGTCGTCGTAATCGACGATGGTTCGTTTCGGGGCGCCCAGGCTGCGCAGGTCCAGATCCATGGAT
It encodes:
- a CDS encoding TonB-dependent receptor plug domain-containing protein translates to MMLTRKSTVARLGLFLGACAALLPETARAQTSPEPTEEIIVTGTRRLDRTVSQSPVPIDVIPTADLQRSGLGELNKVLNSLVPSYNFPQPTVTDGTDHIRPATLRGLGPDHTLVLVNGKRRHQTSLLNLNGSVGRGSTGADLNTIPTAAIERIEILRDGAAAQYGSDAIAGVINIILKDGAEGGLVTGTVGQHYEGDGTLWHAQSNIGLPLGAAGGFVNLTAEYRDRGRTNRQGPDTRQQYNTLPNGQPDPREATIDRTDNFRYGDSAVEDINLFYNLGLPLADGVEAYSFGNYGRREGESGAFWRRPRDASNVRAIYPDGFLPLITSQIDDLSVAGGVRGETGRTNWDISTVYGRNYFPYRIKNTVNATFGTDSPTEFFAGDLLYQQVVSNADASREFDVGLPAPVSVAGGLEWRHENFQIGRGEFGSWADGGVKVLDNAAASPIGSQPSPGAQGFPGFRPADEVDESRSSQSAYIDLETNLTPELLLSLAGRVEHYSDFGWTESGKIAAKYDITDGFALRGAVSNGFRAPSLQQSFFTSTSTTYIGGVPYEIRTFRTDDPVAKALGAEDLKAEKSVNYSLGFTSRPFEGATLTVDAYRIEIDDRIVLSENLTGTAVQNFLAARGFLGVTGGRFFTNAIDTRTQGIDVVGTYRLDLAEAGQILFTAGANINDTKVTDVKPNPETLQAVGLDLVRFARVEEGRFTEAQPQDKVNLSAVWSWQGLDVTLKGTRYGEFTARNANPALDQTFGAEWVVDAEAAYEVVEGLTLAVGANNLFDQYPGTVIPGANTSGFAQYSNFSPFGFNGGFYYARVAYSW